In Candidatus Binataceae bacterium, the sequence GCCGATGTTTATCGAAACCCTGCTCCTGCTGGTCGGCACCGGCGCGTTGGTTCCATGGAGCGAGCGCTGGCAGGGGGCGCTCGGCGGCTTTTGCCTGGCCGCATTTGCAGCCGATCAGGCGCTGACGCCGATGCCCGATGCGTATGCGCAGGTCCGCTGGCTGGGGATGTCGGGTGCGGTGGTGGTTGCTCAGATCGCGGTGCATCTGACCGGCCTCTATCGGCGTGAACTTGCCGCGCACTGCCGAGCGCTCGCGGCTGCGCGCGAGCAGGCGTTGCTCGCCTCGCGCACAAAGTCCGAATTCCTCTCCACCATGTCGCACGAGATCCGCACGCCGATGAACTCCGTCCTCGGGATGGCCGAGGTGCTCGCAGAGACCGACCTCGATGGCGCTCAGCGCCGCTATCTCGAAACGCTACGCTTCAACGGCGGCGCCTTGATGAAGCTGCTCGACGATATTCTCGACCTGGCCAAGGTCGAGAGCGGCCGCGTGCGCTTGCGGAATAAGGAATTCGATCTCGCCGATCTGGTCGAAAAAACCGTCGAGTCCCTTGCCGTGCGCGCGCACGGCAAAGGACTCGAACTCGTGGCGCGGATCCTTCCCGGCACTCCGTCACGGCTGATGGGCGACTTGCCCAGGCTGCGCCAG encodes:
- a CDS encoding histidine kinase dimerization/phospho-acceptor domain-containing protein — its product is MLTFRVGALTIALFQSAYIIETVYLASVSASARAAFGADFLIATLPLVAFGLSFSRWFEGHWRTLTLGLCIALVGLNAAANVIRHESVPMFIETLLLLVGTGALVPWSERWQGALGGFCLAAFAADQALTPMPDAYAQVRWLGMSGAVVVAQIAVHLTGLYRRELAAHCRALAAAREQALLASRTKSEFLSTMSHEIRTPMNSVLGMAEVLAETDLDGAQRRYLETLRFNGGALMKLLDDILDLAKVESGRVRLRNKEFDLADLVEKTVESLAVRAHGKGLELVARILPGTPSRLMGDLPRLRQVLMNLLGNAIKFTESGSV